In Candidatus Kaistella beijingensis, a genomic segment contains:
- a CDS encoding sulfite exporter TauE/SafE family protein translates to MELALIISAIGLGFASGFHCIGMCGPIALSMGLTKKQATNYYFQNLTYQFGRIFTYSLLGTLLGIVGQGFEMAGFQQYLTIAVGILLILMAIFSFGGNDFASKIPFLSKLLLQVKMNLGKLLQKADYRSRFTTGILNGFLPCGMVYMALTASLAAGGIWQGASFMALFGLGTLPFMFAVVLLGNLMTTAFRIKILKFVPVLMIVLGGLFILRGLEIGIPYISPKKEALKIIHNNSTEHQEGNHATCH, encoded by the coding sequence ATGGAATTAGCACTCATCATTTCTGCGATTGGTTTAGGTTTCGCATCCGGTTTTCACTGTATCGGAATGTGCGGACCGATTGCGCTTTCGATGGGTTTAACCAAAAAACAGGCAACGAATTATTATTTTCAAAATCTTACTTACCAATTCGGTAGAATTTTTACCTATTCGCTTCTGGGCACACTGTTAGGAATTGTGGGACAAGGTTTTGAAATGGCGGGATTTCAGCAATATTTAACGATTGCGGTTGGAATTTTACTCATTCTAATGGCGATTTTTTCTTTTGGCGGAAATGATTTCGCATCAAAAATTCCATTTCTTTCTAAATTGTTGTTGCAGGTAAAAATGAATTTGGGAAAACTTTTGCAAAAAGCAGATTACCGTTCCCGATTTACCACAGGAATTCTCAACGGATTTTTACCTTGCGGAATGGTTTACATGGCTTTAACCGCAAGTTTGGCTGCAGGAGGAATTTGGCAGGGAGCAAGTTTCATGGCACTTTTCGGATTGGGAACTTTGCCGTTTATGTTTGCCGTTGTTCTTTTAGGGAATTTAATGACTACCGCTTTCAGAATTAAAATCCTAAAATTCGTCCCTGTCTTAATGATTGTTTTGGGCGGACTTTTCATACTTCGTGGATTAGAAATCGGGATTCCTTATATTTCACCGAAGAAAGAAGCCTTGAAAATAATCCACAATAATTCTACAGAACATCAGGAAGGAAATCACGCGACTTGTCATTAA
- a CDS encoding FixH family protein, translated as MFKKFNWGHGVALALGLFIAFILFMILVFPNGQKNSELVSQSYYEDELTYQKVIDAKNNADQLAEKPQYQQIPEGMKIQFPVNLVADNKKVNFELFRTDDANLDVKKELQLDNQNSILIPEKVIKKGSYTLKVKWSQNKKPYQVDYDVLWN; from the coding sequence ATGTTTAAAAAATTCAATTGGGGACATGGTGTCGCACTTGCTCTCGGTTTGTTCATCGCGTTTATACTATTTATGATTTTGGTTTTTCCGAATGGCCAGAAGAATTCAGAATTGGTTTCCCAAAGTTATTATGAGGATGAACTTACTTACCAAAAAGTAATCGATGCCAAAAACAATGCTGATCAACTTGCTGAAAAACCTCAATACCAACAAATTCCCGAAGGAATGAAAATTCAGTTTCCCGTTAATTTAGTTGCAGATAATAAAAAGGTGAATTTTGAACTTTTTAGAACAGATGATGCAAATCTTGATGTGAAAAAAGAACTGCAGTTGGATAACCAAAATTCTATTTTAATTCCTGAAAAAGTGATCAAGAAGGGTTCTTACACTTTAAAGGTAAAATGGTCTCAAAATAAAAAACCGTATCAAGTTGATTACGACGTATTATGGAATTAG